Proteins encoded in a region of the Thermoplasmata archaeon genome:
- a CDS encoding site-specific integrase produces MRDSSEGRLLINGSNYRGRAMTPDAIGQMVRRLGERAGVDLSTHSLRRFFCMTIYDSKMDEFVIQRKMRHSSIEITRNHYPYVDPRKMALADDMTQDGL; encoded by the coding sequence ATACGGGATTCGTCGGAGGGCAGGCTGCTCATCAACGGTTCCAACTATAGGGGCAGGGCGATGACCCCCGATGCCATCGGGCAGATGGTGAGGAGGCTAGGGGAGAGGGCCGGTGTCGACCTGTCTACCCATAGCCTGCGCAGGTTCTTCTGCATGACTATATACGACAGCAAGATGGATGAGTTCGTTATTCAGAGGAAGATGCGCCACAGCAGCATCGAGATAACCCGCAACCACTACCCTTACGTCGATCCGAGGAAGATGGCCCTGGCCGATGACATGACTCAGGACGGTCTGTGA
- a CDS encoding FprA family A-type flavoprotein: MAIADGTGIRIKDDIYWIGGDDRTAALFEGSFPIPEGVSYNSYVLMDEKTCLMDTCDSSIVSKFWKNLQGVLGGRPLDYLVIDHMEPDHGAAIVQVLETYPEVTVVGNSKTFDMLDNFYQLKPKNKLEVKDGDELCLGKHTLKFYFAVMVHWPEVMFAYDLKDEILFSADAFGTFKTLSGALYADEVDFDRDYLDEARRYYANIVGKYGSKVQNIFSKLEGVQIDMVCPLHGPIWRGEHIGYIMEKYIIWSLYEPEEKGVVIAYTSMYGNTAAVVEKLALLLKEKGVNKINMYDVTRTHPSYVVADAFRFSNIVLAAPTYNNNLHPTMSAVIEDMEIMTVQNRNYSLIGNGSWAPQSPKIMEERMSSLKGMTKVGETFVIKSSMRPEQMPDLEKLADDIVATLK; encoded by the coding sequence ATGGCAATAGCGGATGGGACCGGTATCAGAATCAAAGACGACATCTACTGGATAGGCGGGGATGACAGAACAGCAGCGCTGTTTGAGGGGTCCTTCCCGATACCGGAGGGAGTGTCTTACAACTCCTACGTCCTAATGGATGAAAAAACGTGTCTGATGGATACTTGCGACTCATCCATCGTATCGAAATTCTGGAAGAACCTCCAAGGGGTGCTTGGAGGAAGACCGCTTGATTACCTTGTGATCGACCATATGGAACCCGATCACGGTGCTGCCATCGTTCAAGTGCTGGAAACTTATCCGGAAGTGACCGTTGTTGGAAACAGCAAGACCTTCGACATGCTCGACAACTTCTATCAGCTGAAGCCCAAGAACAAATTGGAAGTCAAGGACGGCGATGAGCTCTGTCTCGGGAAACACACTCTGAAGTTCTACTTTGCCGTTATGGTCCACTGGCCGGAGGTCATGTTCGCCTATGATCTGAAGGATGAGATACTGTTCTCAGCCGATGCCTTCGGAACGTTCAAGACCCTTTCAGGAGCACTATATGCGGATGAAGTCGATTTCGACAGAGATTACCTCGATGAGGCGAGAAGATACTACGCAAATATCGTGGGAAAATACGGAAGCAAAGTCCAGAATATATTCAGCAAGCTGGAAGGTGTGCAGATTGATATGGTCTGTCCGCTCCACGGCCCGATCTGGAGGGGAGAGCACATCGGCTACATCATGGAAAAATACATCATATGGAGCCTTTACGAACCCGAGGAAAAGGGGGTTGTGATCGCATACACTTCCATGTATGGGAATACCGCCGCTGTGGTTGAGAAGCTTGCACTCCTGCTCAAGGAAAAGGGAGTGAATAAGATCAATATGTACGATGTCACCAGAACCCATCCGTCGTACGTGGTCGCTGACGCGTTCAGATTCAGCAATATAGTCCTGGCGGCACCGACCTATAACAACAATCTTCACCCTACAATGAGCGCAGTGATAGAGGATATGGAGATTATGACTGTCCAGAACAGGAATTACTCCCTAATCGGAAACGGTTCATGGGCACCTCAATCACCCAAAATCATGGAAGAAAGGATGTCTTCCCTGAAAGGAATGACCAAGGTCGGAGAGACCTTCGTTATCAAATCATCCATGCGGCCCGAGCAGATGCCGGATCTTGAGAAACTAGCAGATGACATAGTCGCTACGCTGAAATAA
- a CDS encoding peptidylprolyl isomerase: MGKLMVKSVNASHILVSNARDAEGIMIRLSKGEDFANLAKRFSKCPSKSKGGNLGWFSKGEMVPEFEKACFEGQKGQIVGPVKTEFGYHIIMINDQK; the protein is encoded by the coding sequence ATGGGGAAACTCATGGTAAAATCAGTTAATGCTTCACACATCCTTGTATCCAACGCAAGGGACGCAGAGGGAATAATGATTCGCCTTTCCAAAGGAGAGGACTTCGCTAACCTGGCCAAGAGGTTCTCCAAGTGCCCCAGCAAATCTAAGGGCGGAAACCTAGGATGGTTCAGCAAGGGCGAGATGGTCCCTGAATTCGAGAAGGCATGCTTCGAGGGACAGAAAGGACAGATAGTCGGACCTGTCAAGACAGAGTTCGGATACCATATCATAATGATAAACGATCAGAAATGA
- a CDS encoding pirin family protein — MFLLAKKPSTVQKIVDINIHWSGDDPFTFVSHHHDNYPKGNSQLAPPLNTISGRNLGRDYQERMGFRMYHGRVVPGFPMHAHWGYETLTIAEKGFVDHFDTEGNHGRFGNGDMQWTLASSRYEHCEMYPLLDQENENPVHITQIVINLPLERKNKDIHVNNTWSEDIPIIKTEGSEVTLYCGEFQGRSLYSPNPTSWASAENSVRIMKIVLQPGASFSLNSLADGIDRNVYFVSGDTATLEGTKIKPWLRYKMKRSSPLNLINGIEESEFWILEGKPIGEKQANFGPVILKDLDEVRKSMDEIRIKEFQEWPWGVMDVTNPIDMGRELHRKDGTVERPI; from the coding sequence ATGTTCCTACTCGCCAAGAAACCCTCAACAGTCCAGAAGATTGTCGATATCAACATCCATTGGTCCGGAGACGATCCGTTTACTTTCGTTTCCCACCACCATGACAACTACCCCAAAGGCAATTCGCAACTTGCTCCTCCGCTGAATACCATCAGCGGAAGAAATCTTGGAAGGGACTATCAGGAGAGGATGGGCTTCAGGATGTATCACGGGCGTGTCGTTCCCGGATTCCCGATGCATGCTCATTGGGGGTACGAGACCCTCACCATCGCTGAGAAGGGCTTCGTTGATCATTTTGATACGGAGGGCAACCACGGCAGATTCGGTAATGGGGATATGCAATGGACGTTGGCCTCCAGCAGATACGAACACTGCGAGATGTATCCGCTCCTGGACCAAGAGAACGAGAACCCCGTCCATATCACGCAGATCGTCATCAATCTTCCCCTCGAAAGGAAGAATAAGGACATCCATGTCAATAACACCTGGTCAGAGGACATCCCGATAATCAAAACCGAAGGGTCTGAAGTAACACTCTACTGCGGCGAATTTCAGGGAAGATCGTTGTACTCGCCCAACCCGACATCCTGGGCATCAGCAGAAAATTCCGTCAGGATAATGAAGATAGTTCTACAGCCCGGAGCATCGTTCAGTTTGAATTCCCTGGCCGATGGCATTGATAGGAACGTTTACTTCGTGTCGGGCGATACCGCAACGCTGGAAGGTACGAAGATCAAACCATGGCTCAGATACAAGATGAAAAGAAGTTCACCTCTCAATCTCATAAACGGGATCGAAGAATCCGAATTCTGGATACTAGAAGGAAAACCCATCGGTGAGAAACAGGCCAACTTCGGACCTGTCATACTCAAGGACCTTGACGAGGTAAGGAAATCCATGGATGAGATAAGGATCAAGGAATTCCAAGAATGGCCCTGGGGCGTCATGGATGTCACCAACCCTATCGATATGGGAAGAGAGCTCCATCGCAAGGACGGAACCGTCGAGAGACCTATCTAA
- a CDS encoding manganese efflux pump, which translates to MDLLSIILIAVGLAMDAFAVSICKGLAMKTPSFRSMLIIGLWFGGFQGLMPIIGYFVGESFYQYIADIDHWVAFGLLLIIGLNMIREALFGDEDAVDDNVGVTTMFLLAIATSIDALAVGISLAMEGANVWADSLIIGCITLMISMVGVKLGSIVGDRYSRKAELAGGIILILIGLKILLEGLNVL; encoded by the coding sequence ATGGACCTGCTGTCTATCATCCTCATTGCAGTTGGTTTGGCGATGGATGCTTTCGCGGTATCGATCTGTAAAGGATTGGCCATGAAGACTCCAAGTTTCAGGTCGATGCTGATAATAGGATTGTGGTTCGGCGGATTCCAGGGGCTCATGCCTATCATAGGTTATTTCGTAGGAGAGTCATTCTACCAGTACATTGCTGATATAGACCATTGGGTGGCATTCGGACTTCTTCTTATCATAGGTTTGAATATGATTCGCGAAGCACTATTCGGTGACGAGGATGCCGTAGATGATAATGTCGGAGTTACGACTATGTTTCTTCTGGCCATAGCTACCAGTATAGATGCTTTGGCAGTGGGAATATCCTTGGCAATGGAAGGAGCAAATGTATGGGCTGACTCTCTGATAATCGGTTGTATAACTCTTATGATATCGATGGTCGGGGTTAAGCTTGGCAGTATCGTAGGGGATAGATATAGTAGAAAGGCGGAGCTGGCAGGAGGGATAATACTGATCTTGATAGGTCTGAAGATCCTGCTGGAAGGTTTAAACGTCCTGTGA
- a CDS encoding tRNA-dihydrouridine synthase family protein gives MVWKIGDIEVGGPVVSGPMSGYTSRSYRDFMKPFGVAVSMTEMTSAVGILNSDAKTGDYVMFDRNYPTGLQLFGHSENDLAEAAAKALRWNPNIDFFDINMGCPVHKILRSGAGSVLMKDPPLCGKMVKKVKEATKRPVTAKIRLGSDINHMNYLDVIKELEASDVDAITVHARTKDQNYSGYPHYDVIEGLQNEMSVPLIVSGNIYSLEDAIDAKNVTNATGVMVARGGVGNPFLCTQIDEYFKTGNKLKNPTVHQQIEWCIQLADMLIDEKGEDCAIRKLRSIAPKFVSGCHRCREYRLRLATETVDREHLISILQEIDDKMGYEHINMDGRRTYYPIDVPQYN, from the coding sequence ATGGTCTGGAAGATCGGCGATATCGAAGTAGGAGGGCCAGTCGTATCGGGCCCGATGTCAGGTTACACATCCAGAAGCTACCGGGACTTCATGAAACCGTTCGGAGTCGCGGTATCCATGACTGAAATGACATCCGCTGTCGGAATCCTCAACTCGGATGCGAAGACAGGCGACTATGTGATGTTCGACAGGAATTACCCTACCGGCCTTCAGCTCTTCGGACACAGCGAAAATGATCTGGCTGAAGCAGCCGCAAAGGCCCTGAGATGGAATCCAAACATAGACTTCTTCGACATTAACATGGGATGCCCGGTTCACAAGATACTGCGCAGCGGCGCCGGTTCTGTGCTAATGAAGGATCCCCCACTATGCGGTAAAATGGTTAAAAAGGTCAAAGAGGCGACTAAAAGGCCAGTCACCGCCAAGATACGCCTCGGCTCAGACATCAATCACATGAACTATCTAGATGTGATCAAAGAGCTTGAAGCCTCTGATGTTGATGCCATCACCGTCCATGCGAGGACCAAGGACCAGAACTATTCTGGATATCCGCATTACGATGTCATAGAGGGACTCCAGAATGAGATGTCCGTTCCACTTATCGTCTCTGGAAACATCTACTCACTGGAGGATGCGATTGATGCGAAGAACGTCACTAATGCGACCGGAGTGATGGTCGCAAGAGGAGGCGTAGGAAATCCGTTCCTCTGCACCCAGATTGATGAATATTTCAAGACCGGGAATAAACTCAAGAATCCGACGGTACATCAGCAGATAGAGTGGTGCATACAACTCGCCGATATGCTGATAGATGAGAAGGGTGAGGATTGCGCCATACGCAAGCTTCGCAGCATTGCGCCCAAATTCGTTTCAGGATGCCACAGATGCAGAGAGTACCGCCTTAGACTGGCCACAGAAACCGTGGATCGCGAACATCTCATCTCCATATTGCAAGAGATCGATGATAAGATGGGATACGAACATATCAATATGGACGGCAGAAGGACATACTACCCCATAGATGTGCCCCAGTACAACTGA